A stretch of DNA from Hirundo rustica isolate bHirRus1 chromosome 1, bHirRus1.pri.v3, whole genome shotgun sequence:
TGAACAATTCAGCAGcgtatttaatgatttttttgaaTGCAAATGTGCTAAAAACATATTAACAACTTCTTAAAACACATGCTTAAAACAAAAACTGTTCCAAGTTAAAGATGCTCAAATGCCTACAGCTCTAACACCCTAAATGCAGGCACTTAAACGCAGAGGAAGTCTTCAGTTTTTCAAGTTTATCAAAAGCAGGGAGATAAGACAGAAGCAACTATAAGCTGccttaaaacaatttttcacCATAGTgaagaaaaaccccactgaAACCCCAAATCCAAAGCAGTTTGGTTTTGGCAAgggtttggggttatttttgttattgttgttgttcatggggttttttgtttgtttgggttttggtggtttttttggttggttggtaggctttggttgtggggtttgggtttaGTCAGTTTCTTGCTTCTGGTTTGGtttctggtttggggttttttaatggcaaTGAGGTTGAGGACACTTCTAccaggtaaagaaaaaaatccgtAAATTAGCCCCTCTCCCATGACAAAAAAATAGAATGAGTTACCTCCTTTTGTCGTCCAACAAATCTAACTCTTCTATAATCCTCCGCATCATATACCTAGAGTGTAAAAGAAACTTGACCTTATTTACAGAGCAACAACTATAAACACAGAACACAAAgactcagaaaataaatagcttGAACTGTTTACTTAGTTTCAAATATTATCACCTTACAAGCACGTAGTATACAGAAAAATTAGCTTCCATTTCTCTCACGCAAGTAACTAAATTGCACATCGGATAGTACAAGACAAGGAAACTGGCGGTGTTGGGGTGGAAATCCAGTAAACAGAAGAGTCTGCTCGCAGAGGTGATCAcaaatgtattatttataaTGCTGTTGCCAGATCTCACCTAGGCGGTGAACTAAACCGGGAAAATcaggttttgtatttgtttccGTTCAGCTAAGTAACCGGAGGGCGGGCTTTCCGAGTCAGCTCCCGCCGCCACCCTCTCTCGCTTCTCCTCACGGCACcagaggagccccagctcccGCAGCGAACAGAGCTGAGGCGGGCTTACAACGCGAGGGTGCCTCCTCCGCCTGCCGCTCCCCGGCTGGGCCACGGCCCCGTCGCATTCGGACGGGAGCGCTCGGTAATGGCCGATGCCCCTGATCCTGActagcagggatttttttcgggttgttttgttttgttttgttttttcccgATCCAGCGCGCGCCTCCTGTGTACGGATGGTACAGAAGCACGAATTTCCACTGTGCGCGCTGAAcggagaatcacagaataaaaaataatacattcggttgggaaagacctctgagCTAATCAGATCCAACCAGTGACCGGACTCCACCATGTCAAGCAGACCGTGGCACTAAGCGCCGCATCCAGCCATTTCCTGAACGCCTCCGGGGACAGACACTCCACCGCCTCTCCGGGCGGCCTATTCCAGGATCTAACCGCTGTTCGcgtgaagaaattcctccccaTGTCCAGCCTAAGCCTCCCCGTCACGTTACATCGCGCCGCACCAGCGCGCTGCTCGCGACCCCGGCGGGATTGCCCTGCCGCGGAggggcggcagcgccgggccccGCGCGCTCACCTGCCCCGTGTGCGTCACCAGCTCGCCGGTGTCGGAGGCCCGCACACCGtagggccgggcggcggcggcggcggcggccggccCCGGGCGGGACAGCAGCGGGCGGCTCCGCGGCAACAGCCAGCGGAAGGTCGCGGCGGGCGCCGCCATCTTCGCGCCGCCCACGTGACtcccgggcgggcgggcgcgggccTGGCCCCGCCCCGGTGCCCGCGCGCGCTTCCGGCGGCGCGGAGACACGTGTccgcgggccgggagcggcgctTTCCGCGCGGGCGGCGAGGTCAGCGGGCAGCGGTGTCCTCCCCGCCGGGAGGGCGCTGGGTGgtgtgcgggcagcggcgggacaggaggaggggagcGGGAGCGGTGCGGGTGTCCTGACCGAcgcgctgtccccgcagggTGCCGAGCATGCTGTCCCTCCTGGTCAGGGCCGCCGCCACGGCCGGCCCGCTGCGCTCGCTGTGCCGCTCCTCCTTGTGCTCGCTGGCCCCGTGGGGACGGGCGGCGGGGCTGCCCGCGGCGAGTGGGAGCTGGGCCCCGCCGCCCTGGCGGGCGCCCCGCGGGCTGCtggccgcgccgccgccgctcgggCCGCCGCTGCCGGCCGGGCTGAAGACCAGGACGGTGCTG
This window harbors:
- the NDUFS6 gene encoding NADH dehydrogenase [ubiquinone] iron-sulfur protein 6, mitochondrial → MAAPAATFRWLLPRSRPLLSRPGPAAAAAAARPYGVRASDTGELVTHTGQVYDAEDYRRVRFVGRQKEVNKNFAIDLIAEQPVSQVESRVISCDGGGGALGHPKVYINLDKETKTGTCGYCGLQFKQKHH
- the MRPL36 gene encoding large ribosomal subunit protein bL36m, with protein sequence MLSLLVRAAATAGPLRSLCRSSLCSLAPWGRAAGLPAASGSWAPPPWRAPRGLLAAPPPLGPPLPAGLKTRTVLKRRCKDCYIVRRRGRLYVCCKSNPRHKQRKG